In Nocardioides sp. JQ2195, a genomic segment contains:
- a CDS encoding lysylphosphatidylglycerol synthase domain-containing protein: MSLRTILHSRAFLALGVVVAVAVPAFTLPRLPSFSLWPVLLGLLPWVVGKYVLCPLRWRALTNADFSRRWFLRAYAESELLGLLTPGHVGADLWRIRRLTHADIPRGDALSSVAVDRTVGAVGLAAFVVFAGSTLPLRMMLTALGIGAAALVAFVVVRRIWPQLLPTGPLPRPKQFAHALALSAAYQASIAMLLLGTLGATGYTLSPLELLGAFGASQVAGAVPGPHGASPRDGALVVALVALGVPWTAAAAAVALKAAVAWLPALVLGGVSLIATRRLLRRSAASAPAAA, from the coding sequence ATGTCCCTGCGCACCATCCTGCACTCGCGGGCGTTCCTGGCACTCGGCGTCGTCGTCGCGGTGGCCGTGCCGGCCTTCACGCTGCCCCGGCTGCCGTCGTTCTCGTTGTGGCCGGTGCTCCTGGGGCTCCTGCCCTGGGTCGTGGGCAAGTACGTCCTGTGCCCCCTGCGCTGGCGGGCCCTCACCAACGCCGACTTCAGCCGACGCTGGTTCCTTCGCGCCTACGCCGAGTCCGAGCTGCTCGGGCTCCTGACGCCCGGCCACGTCGGCGCCGACCTGTGGCGGATCCGCCGGCTCACCCACGCCGACATCCCTCGTGGCGACGCCTTGTCGAGCGTCGCGGTGGACCGGACGGTGGGTGCCGTGGGCTTGGCGGCGTTCGTGGTCTTCGCGGGCTCCACACTCCCGCTGCGGATGATGCTCACCGCGCTGGGCATCGGCGCGGCAGCGCTGGTCGCGTTCGTCGTCGTACGCCGGATCTGGCCGCAGCTGCTGCCGACCGGGCCGCTGCCGCGTCCGAAGCAGTTCGCGCACGCCCTGGCGCTCTCCGCCGCCTACCAGGCGTCGATTGCGATGTTGCTGCTGGGCACGTTGGGCGCCACCGGCTACACGCTGTCCCCGCTCGAGCTGCTGGGTGCCTTCGGTGCCAGCCAGGTCGCCGGGGCCGTTCCCGGCCCGCACGGTGCCAGCCCGCGTGACGGCGCGCTCGTCGTCGCGCTGGTGGCCCTCGGCGTTCCGTGGACCGCCGCGGCAGCCGCGGTCGCGCTCAAGGCGGCCGTCGCCTGG
- a CDS encoding zinc-binding dehydrogenase, with protein MTSPESTFLTVSGPREIREGVETLTEPAPGRVIVDITYTGICGTDVHGYTDGHMLPPAVFGHEWTGTVSAVGDGVSGIEVGQRVMGGVGPACGRCAQCVAGHARQCDTAFAEANGVDDEAPDHGAFAGRVHVAARRVIPVPDEVSDIEAALVEPAAVTFHAVRRVAAELGAIVVVQGAGPIGLLTAQHARNAGAGRIIVSEPSAARREVASSGLGFPDVVAPDDLEATLAEVSNGLGADVFYECAGVASLLQPSASFVRRGGTLALLGFPLTESTVSYGDWQVRELTVVGSLAYNHEDFLGAIRAIAGKRVDVTALHTGTVGLSELRDLLEELDSGKSRHSKVLVSPKA; from the coding sequence ATGACATCTCCTGAGAGCACCTTCCTGACGGTTTCCGGCCCACGGGAGATTCGCGAGGGGGTCGAGACGCTGACCGAGCCGGCGCCGGGTCGCGTCATCGTCGACATCACCTACACCGGCATCTGTGGCACGGACGTCCACGGCTACACGGACGGTCACATGCTTCCGCCCGCAGTGTTCGGCCACGAGTGGACAGGCACGGTGAGTGCCGTGGGTGACGGCGTGAGCGGCATCGAGGTCGGTCAGCGCGTGATGGGAGGCGTCGGGCCGGCCTGTGGTCGATGCGCCCAGTGTGTGGCTGGCCACGCACGGCAGTGCGACACGGCGTTCGCGGAGGCCAACGGGGTCGACGACGAGGCTCCGGACCATGGCGCGTTCGCGGGTCGGGTGCACGTCGCCGCACGTCGGGTCATCCCGGTGCCCGATGAGGTCTCCGACATCGAGGCCGCCCTGGTCGAACCGGCCGCGGTGACCTTCCACGCCGTACGCCGGGTTGCCGCAGAGCTGGGCGCGATCGTGGTGGTGCAGGGGGCTGGACCCATCGGCCTGTTGACCGCGCAGCACGCGCGCAACGCGGGTGCTGGGCGCATCATCGTCTCCGAGCCCTCGGCCGCGCGTCGCGAGGTGGCTTCTTCTGGACTCGGCTTCCCTGACGTCGTCGCACCTGACGACCTCGAAGCGACCTTGGCCGAGGTGTCGAACGGTCTCGGGGCTGATGTGTTCTACGAGTGTGCGGGCGTGGCGTCACTTCTGCAGCCGTCGGCGAGCTTCGTACGTCGCGGCGGAACCCTTGCGCTGCTGGGGTTCCCCCTCACGGAGTCGACGGTCAGCTATGGGGACTGGCAGGTGCGGGAACTGACGGTGGTCGGTTCGCTCGCCTACAACCACGAGGACTTCCTCGGTGCCATCCGCGCCATCGCCGGCAAGCGTGTCGACGTGACGGCCCTGCACACCGGCACGGTTGGCCTCTCGGAGCTACGCGACCTCCTCGAGGAGCTCGACTCCGGAAAGAGCCGGCACAGCAAGGTCCTGGTCAGCCCCAAGGCCTGA